The Anastrepha ludens isolate Willacy chromosome 2, idAnaLude1.1, whole genome shotgun sequence genome contains a region encoding:
- the LOC128857054 gene encoding putative nuclease HARBI1 gives MYVLSEINLREGLRSTYIPPILRLAATLEILAGCGYQWQTGGAHTAAMGHSTLPKIFRSTLSSMEETLCNQWISFEKNFQPCKEWFQEKYNFPGIVGAGDGTHLMLLRPFENEHIYFNRKGKHSINAMIVNIQSNFHIVNSHGT, from the exons ATGTACGTCCTTAGTGAAATAAACCTTAGAGAAGGACTTAGGAGTACATATATACCTCCAATTTTGAGGctagctgcaacgctggagataTTAGCAGGTTGCGGTTATCAGTGGCAAACTGGCGGCGCACACACAGCAGCAATGGGGCATAGTACTCTGCCGAAGATATTTCGCAGCACATTATCGTCGATGGAAGAAACTCTATGCAACCAATGGATATCTTTCGAAAAAAACTTCCAGCCGTGCAAAGAGTGGTTCcaagaaaaatataactttCCGGGAA TTGTTGGTGCCGGAGATGGTACTCATTTAATGCTGTTGAGGCCTTTTGAGAACGAGCATATATACTTCAACAGGAAAGGAAAACATAGTATAAACGCGATGATTGTaaatatacagtcgaacttccatatagtgaattcgcacgggacctga